GACGCTGCCGCCCGCCGCGCCGACCGGGAGTGCATAATTGCCGGCCAGGACGCGCGCATCCGCCGGGCGCTGCGGCGCCACCTGGGCGGTCAGGCTGAAGCTGTGCCCGCGCTGCCACAGGTTTTCGTAGCGCAGCGACGCCGTGACGCGCTCCGCGGTCGTGTTGGGCGTCTGGCGGTTGCTGACCTCGACGCTGCCGTGCAGCGGCAACTGGTCGTCGGCGTCAAGCTGGACCTCCACCGTGCCGGGCACCGCGCCGGCACGCAGGATCGGCGTCACGCGCAGGTTGGCGTTGCGGTTCACGGCCGCGAGCTGTTCCTGGACCTTGTTGAAATTCGGCACAGTGCCTTCGGCGAGTTCCGGCACCTGCGCCTTGATCGCGCTGGGCAGCGAGTACTGCGCGCCCTTGACGCTCAGCTTTTCCACGCCCGCTTCGACGACGTGCAGGGCCACCGTGCCGCCGTCGACGCTCTGCTCGGGAATCGCGACCAGCACCGTCAGGTAGCCGGCGTCGTGGTAAGCCTTCTCCAGCGCGGCGCGCGCGCCCTCGACGTCCTGCAGGTTCTTGCGCTCGCCGAGGAAGGGCGTGACGCTGGCCTCGATGGCGGCATCGCTCAACAGGCTGTTGCCGTCGACGACGTATTCGTAGACCGCGAAGGCAGGCTGCGCGGATGGCTGGGCGTGGGCGGCCAACGCCGTCATGGCGATGCAGCCGAGCACGGCACGACGAAGCCGCAGCGCGCTGCGCGGCCGGAAATTGGGCGAGATGAGCGAGATCATGGCGTCGCAGTATATGGACGCTTTTTGATTATTTCGTGAAAAAACGAAAACTGTTTTTGGCAAGTTTTTCCCGCCTTGAATAAAAAAAACGACCGCCCGCGTGGACGGTCGTTTCGCGACCGGGGCCAGACCGTTGTCCGGCCTGTGGCCGATTACAGGTCGCCGCGCACCAGCGGGGCGCAGTTGTTGTTGTCCGGACGGACAACCTTCGACTGCAGGGCGGAGATGCCGCCGTCGAGGTAAGCGATACCGCGCAGGTCGTGCAGCGTCGAGTCCTTCAGGCCCTGGATGACGGCCTGGGTCAGTGCCGACTTGTCGACCTTCGGCTTGACGTACTCGACCGCGAACGAGGTCACGGCGAAGCCATAGTCGCCGCCGGCGAAAGCAGCGCGCTGCTTGGCGTCCGGGGTCGGGCTCACGCCGTCGAGCTTGACGAACTTCCACGTGTCGCTGGCGGACGGGGCGGAGGTCAGCGAGATCACGCCGATGGCGTAGCCGGACTTGTTCAGCGCCTTCACGACGTCGCCGCCGACCGGATACTCCTGCACGACCAGATTGCCGGCCGATGCTGCGGCGCCGATGATCGGCTGTGCGCCGCCCAGCACGTTGGCGATCAGCTTGCCTTTCGGATCGTGGTTGTTGCCGCAGGCATTGTTGGCGAAATACATGTTCGACGCAGCCTGGGTGCCCGACAGGTCGTCGCGGCGGGCCAGAGTCAGCACGCCGTTGTTACCCGGCAGCAGCACGCTGGCCGACTTCGCCTTGCCCGTCACGATCGACGCGTAATCCACGCGGCGCACGGTCGGCTGGCCCGACGTACCCTGTGCGCTCTGCAGCGCGGCATACAGGTCGCCGCTGACGGCGACGCCGAAGCCCTGCATGGCCAGCGGCGTGACCTTCAGGGTGCTCAGCTTGGCGGTGGCTTCCGCGTACAGCTTGTACAGTTCGACCGGAGCGACGTCCGAGATCGCCATGTCGGCCTGGCGCAGGGCGCTGGTCGGGCAGTTCAGGACGGGGGCGGCATCCGTGCTGGAAGCATCGGCCACGCACGAGCCCGGGACACCGGCGACCGGGCCCACGCTCAGCACGTTCGATTCCTTGACGATGGCGGTCTTGCCGTCGAACTTGGCCAGCATCTGCGACACACCGGCGGCCGAACCGTTCATCTTGTTGTAGACGACGAACAGGCGCTTCGACGTGCCGCCCGTCAGGTTCGGCTTGGACCAGCCGTACCAGCCGCTGACCTGGCCGGCGCTGAAGCTGCCTGCGTCGGTGTATTTCAGCGTGATCACCGGCTTGCTGGAGTCGAACAGGTCGGCCTTCAGGACGACGTCGTTGACGCTGGCCAGGGCCGACGAGCCGGCCACGTACAGCGACACGAAATCGGTGGCCTTCGCGTCGGTGGCGCAGGTGTTGACCATTTTCTCTGCCGAGCTCGTGTCGCACGTCAGGGTCGCGGTGGCGGCAAACGCGGCCGACGAGCACAGCGTCATGCAAGCGACAGCGATCAGTTTCTTGTTCATGTGTTTCCCTCTCAATTGGAATGCCGTGATGGTGTTACAAACAGTTGTTCGTCGCTCAGGCGCCCGCATGCCCGCATTCGCCCTGCTGTTCCGCATGCCCGCGAAACCTGCTTCACACTGGAAGACGCATGTGCCGGCGGGTCGCCGCGCCATCGGGAGTCCGCGATGCCCGCGCAGGTCCACATGTCGTTTTCGCAATGAAAGATATGGTAAGGGCAAGATTTGACAGAAACTGGACAGTCCCGTCGGAATCGGATGAGCCGATCGGCTCATGCGCGACCCTGTCCGGCTCAGCCGGGGTCGCGTGCCCCCGGGAGGCCCAGCGCGTGCAAATCCCAGCAGCGCGATACGGCCTGGACGCGCGTGTGGACATTCAGTTTGCGGTAGATGTTCTGCAGGTGATTTTTTACGGTCAGCGTACTGAGGTCCAGAATCGCGCTGATTTCAAAATTGCTCTTGCCGCGCATGACCCACGTCAGGATTTCCAACTCGCGTGCGGACAGCAGGTCCACCGCGTCGCTGCTGGCAGACGGCCGGCCGCTGTCCGCCTGGACCCGCTGGAATGCCATGTGCAGGAGCGGCAGCAACAATTCGAAGAAAAACATTTCACGGGCGCCCGGCACGCCCGGCATGCCGAACAGGATGAAACAGCTGGCACCGCCGCGAAACCGCTCGGTACCATGGATCATGGCGCGTTCCAGCCCGAGATCGCGCACCTCCATCCCAATGCTTTCGAGCGGGTCCGCCCTGTCTCCGCTTTCCGGCAGCACATAGGGCAATGCGTTCCTGCTGCGCGCCAACCGGGCCAGGCGTACGGCCAGCCCGTGCTGGGGATGGCACAAATTGCGCGTGAATGCCGGGTCGCGCGCGTGGCGGTCGACGGGGTCGACGCAGACGACGCCGTCGGTTTCGTCGAACTGGATACAGACCATCAGGTGGTGCGGCAGCAGGGCCTGGATCTGCCCTTGCGTCCACAGGAACAACTGACGGATATTGCGCACTTGAACGAATGCCTCGCCGATCCGGACAAGATATTCCTCTTCGAGCCGGTCCAGGATCACCAGCGGCGTCATGCCCGGTCGGTTCATACGGAGGCGCCGACCATGTCCGCAGCCCCGACGCCGGGCATGTCGGACACATTGAACCGGTATCCCAGCCCACGAACGGTTTCGATGTTGCGGTCGTAGCCCACGGCGCCAAGCGCGTTGCGCAGCCTGCCGATATAGGCGTCGACCGTCCGCTCGTCCAGGTAGGAGTTGATCTTCCATACCTTGTCGAGCAATTGCGCCCGGCTATAGATCCGGTTCGGCTGCGCGACGAGGAAGTGCAACAGGCGGAACTCGGTCGCGCTGAGCGCGATCTCGCGGTCCGTCGCAACGACGCTGTGCGTGGTGGGATCGATCCGCAACTGACCCACGACAATGGCATCGGACGTCATATGGGGCGCGCGGCGCCGCAGCACGGCGTACACCCGTGCCAGCATTTCCCGCGGGCTGAACGGTTTGACGATGTAATCGTCCGCCCCGCCCTCCAGCCCGGCGATCGTGTCCTGTTCACCGCTGCGTGCCGTCACCATGATGATCGGCAACTGGCGCGTATGGTGGTCCGCACGCAATGTCCGCACGAGCGAAAGGCCGGACTGCCCGGGCAGGCTCCAGTCGGTCAACACCAGATCGGGCACGACGTCGCGCAATATGGCATGCGCGGCCTCGGCGGTGCTGGCCCGGATGATCCGGTACCCCGAACGTGCCAGCGTCGTCGCGATCAACTCCAGGATTGCTGCATCATCCTCGACAATTAAGATGTGCGCGCTCATTAGGCTCCCCGAAAAGTTTGTGTACGAGTCATCGGCATGCAGCTCCGCTTATGTGGCGTGAAGCGGGCGCATGCGCCGTTTTGGTGCGTGCCGCAGGCAAGACGTGGCGTCCTGCTCGTCAATACAACAGTATTGATGAGTTTTTAGACTATTTGATTACTATTTGTAAATATTAGTGGTCCGTTCGGATCATTTTTGGACACAAAGACCTTTTCTGCGAAGCATGTGGCGTTTCCGCCTGCAATCGAGGGGACGTTAATCGCCGGACCGGGTTCGGAAGGTGTGCGACGAACGCAAACTGTTTCTGAGATGGGCATTCAGGCTCGTCACGCGCCCGGGAGTGTGTTCGGATGCACCAGAGCCCGGATGGGCCCGAGCCAGTCACCAAAATGGCCGCCAGCGCGGCGATGTAGCGATCATCGCGTCCGTGCAGTGTGAACTCGCTGATCTCGACATGGGAATCGACATCGCGCGGGCTTTGATGGCTGATACCGAAACCATGCCGAACGATTTGGCATAGGCCCTATTGCACGTATATCGAACTGGATAAGTGCGCATAGCGGCTTCCGGATGAGCGGCGAGAAACATGACAGCGCTCAACCGCGCCTGGTTTGCCGCCGATGTTTACCGAGAAACTCAAGCATCATGCGGCTCGCCTCCGGCCCGGCTTGCGCGTTGAACCTCAACGTCGGGTCGCCACCGCTCCATGCATGGCCCAGGCCCGCGATGCGAACCACGCGCAACATGACCTTGCGACCCATCAGGTAGTCGTGGATCTCATGGGCATTCCGGCGGCCGCCCCGCCCTGCGGGCTTCACCGTCACACGCGTCGCCGGGCCGTCCGGCAAGCCATGCAGTTGCAACCACTGACGCGTCAGCTGTTGCTGGTTTATCGGACGTACCGCCTGATCGTCATCCCCCTGGATCAGGAGGGCGGGAATCAACGGCATCGGTTCCGGCACGCCTGGCGCGGCCTGCTCGGCGCGGCGATGTAGCACGCCGAGAATGGCCGCATCGAACTGCGCGGCCGCCCCATGGCGCATCACATGCAGCGCGCCCATCGGCGTATGGCCGACACCGAACACGGGACCGGAATGCAGGCCGACGGCGGCGATCAGTGCAGGATGATTCAATGCCAGCACAGCCGCCATGCCGGCCCCGGCAGACAGGCCGCATGCGTAGATGCGACGACGGTCGATCCCATGGTCTTCACATACGCGCCCGATCAACGCCGCCAACGCAATGGTTTCCCCACCGCCCTGCTGGGTCGAACGTTCATACCAGCGCCAGCAGCGCTGCGCGTGCACACTCATCGGTTGCTGCGGATAAAGCACCGCGTAGCCTTTGTCTTCCGCCAGCTGATTCATGCGTGTGCCCTGGGCGAACTGGGTCGCACTCTGCTGACACCCGTGCAGCATGACGACCAGCGGCCAGCCGTGCCGCGCCACGGTGTCCGGAACATGCTTCGGCACGTACAGCCAGTAACGCATATGTCGTACGACAGCGTGTCCCGGCAGTATCGGCAATGGATACCGCCCTGCCAGCCATTGGCCCGGCGCAGATGAACCGGATGGCTGCCGGCGCCGGGGCTCCGGCGGAGAGGCTTGGACATTGGGGGGCGTCGACGGCGACTTGCGCGGCGCCGCCTTGCGTGCGCGCTTTTCCGGTGGCGTGGCGTAGCTGTCCAACAGCTTGGCCAGCGCCGACCGTTGGGTTTTCGCGGCACGCGCCAGAGTGCGCATGAGCCGTACACCTGGGGCGCGTTTGACCATATGAGCCGGGCAGAGTTATGTTGCACCGCAATATATCGCCAGCTGTACGCGTGCTCTGTGCGCTGGCATACACCAGTCGTCATTTGTTCCGACAACGGTGGAGTTACGTGCCGGCATTGCGCGCGTCACGGCCGGTGCCGAACAACTTGGGAAGGACTTGGCGTGCCGGATCATCGCCCTTCTTGACAACGAAAGTGGACGCGCCACTGCAGTTGCCGGTTCGCTTGGCAGACCGGCAGCGGCGTTCGCAACTTCAGAACAGGCCAGGCAGCACCGCGGTACCTTCCGACGTCACCGAGTTCAGCAAGCCAGGATCGAGGCCCAGCGCTTTCACGATCGTGGGCGCAACTTGCGTGGTCGCCACCGCGGTACCGATCGTCTGCTTGGACAGCGTCGGGAACGACACAAGGAGGGCGACATTCGAATCATTGGGCGCGGCTCCGCCGTGCTCGGCATCCTTTTTCCCGGACTTCGAATAGATCACGCCGGCGTTTGGCTGGACCATGATGTCCGGTGTCCGGCCCTTGGCGGGGTCTCCGAAGCGCCCGTCGGCCTTCAGGTCGATCACGCCGCTGCCGGGATCCGTGCCCGCGCAGATGCCGGGATTCGATTGGCCGGCAACGATGATCTTCGACGTCGGGTCCACGGCCGGGCAGCCCAGGTTTGCCTTGAGCGCCGCGATGGCGGCGGCGCGCGCTGCGTCACTTTGGTCGTTGAGCCAGATGAAGCCGACATCGTCTTCCGTGAACTGCCCCGTACCCAGGACGTTGCCGGTGACGGAATCGGTTCCCGAACCGATATTGCTGTTCGCCCCGAGATTGGCAGCGGCCAGGGTAGAGCCGATCGTGTCGCCGATCTTGCGCAGCGCCGAACGGTCGGCCGGCGTCTGCCCGTGCTTGGCGCTGATGATAATCAGCGTGCTGCCGAGCAGATTCTGTTTGCTCAGTTCGGCCTTGATCTGTCCGATCTCCCCATCCAGAAACGCGATGGCGTCGGCCGTCAGCGCATTCGGCGTGAAGTTGGCGTCCTTGTAGCCGCCACCGTTCACGTTGAGTGCTTTCTGGGCAACGCTGAGTGTCTGGTAGTTTGTGCCGAACAGTGTTGGTACGGGGATCTTGTTACTCTTGAGCGCGCCCCCTGCCGCAGCACTGACCACGCCGGTCGAGTCGAGCCCGTCGATCTGATTCAGGATGATTTGGGTATGGTAATGATCGAACACCTTGGTCTGCGTGGGCGTATTCGTAAAATCGTAGCCTGCGGCGCTGGCGAAGCCACGCGCGGTATTGAAATCCGCGTTAATCTCGGTGCGGGCCAGGTCCATCACGCCCGTGCCCGACGGACCATTGACCCAGTCGGTCCCCCACGCATGCTTGTCCGCCCAGGCCGTGTAGGCCCCGGCAATGTTCTGGCGAACGACTTCGAAGATGGTGTTGGTCTGGATAAAATTGTGCGGATAAACAGGTACGCAGCTACCTGCGGCATTCTTCATCCGTGGAACTTGTTGGGAGTTGAAATCGCCGCCGCCGTCGAGGTGGACCAGAGCACCGCCATTGAAGGCATCCTCACCCGCCTGCTCTTGCAGCAACACCTCCACGCCCTGCTTGCCCGTGCACGTGGCGTCGGTTCCGGCGTACAGGTTCCGATCGTAGATATCGTCGTAAAACAGGCCCGTGCTCTTCGGGCTGCCGCCTGTCACGAGGGCGGCAAGTCCAGGCACGGAGTCGGACAGGCCGGGCGTATTCGCGGCCGTGTAGGTGACGCCCGTATTCGACAGGCTGGCAATGTTCGGACAGGTGCTGGCCGCGACGCAGGCAGCAAGATCCTGCTGGTGCAAGCCATCGATGCTGATCAATAACGCATGCTTGACGCCTTGGAGACCTGCCGGGCCGGGCGCAATGCCAGTCGAGGAAGTACTCGAGGTCGATCCACTACCTCCGCAGGCGGCTAGCCCAAGGCCGAGTAGTACGGCGGCTCCGGCGACAACGAAGGATTGGCTTTTCGTTCCGATCATACGCCCTCCACAGTGGTTAAGATCGCCAAAGGTTATTTAAGAAATATGTCCGGAATATGGCAGCCAACGAGAGATGGACGGACCGTAATCATGGTGCGCGTTCAAAGGTATCCGGTGCCGACGATTTGTAATACAGAGCCACTCCATCAGGCACGCGTCCCGCGCGTCCGGCACCCCGGTCTCGCCGCCGTATCTGCCGCTGTGCGTACCGCTTGTGGCCGCGCTGCCCGCCGCGGCACCGGCTGGCGGCGCGGCGACGGCAGCGCCGGTAAGGCGTCCCGGCATGGATTGCTCGCTACGGCAGGAGTCACGCAAAAAGCTCGGTCGAGGCGCCAGGCAGGACGTGACGCCCTGTTGAGCCGGACCACGGGATCGATGTGCGTTACGATTCCGTAAGGTAAAGGTCCCCATGGTGCATGCGGTGGCATGATCGTTGTGCTAGCAAAAAACCGCGGGCATTGCAGGCAACAGGCGCTTGATCGACCGCGGGATTTTGGAATTTCGTCCGCATGCTGCTCGCGTCCCGCGAGGCCGGGAGCCTCCGATGAGGCAAGAAACGCGGTGAGCAAGCTGAATGCCCTGTTCGGAGCGGCAGCGATGACGGGCGACCGTCGCGGCCGCAGGCACGAATATCGCCCAACCCAGGAAGATACGAATGGATGATGACTTCGAGGTTGAAGGACCACACAATCATGCTGTCGAGCATGCGGTTGAACAGCGCGACAAACTGGCCCAGCGCATTGCGCTCATGACGGCGGTCCTGTCGACGGTCGGCGCCATCGTCAACTATGCAAGCGGAAACGCCCAGACCGAAGCCCTGGTGCTGAAGAACGAGAGCATTCTCTTGCAGAGCCGAGCGAGCGATCAGTGGGCCTATTACCAGTCGAAGTCGACCAAATCGCACATCGCCGACGGCGTTGCGGCGCTGGCGACGGATCCGGAGGTGCGCCGGCGGTTTACCGCGGAACGAGACCTCGAGGACAAGGAGCGCCTCCAAGTGCAGCGCGAGGCGAAGCAACTGGAGTCGGCATCGCAGCGCCTGGCGCGCGAGTCGGACGCGAAGTTGCGACCGCACGAGCACCTTGCCCTCGCGCTGGGCTTCCTCCAGATCGGCATCGCGCTGGCCGCGATCACCGTGTTGACGCGTCGCCGCTGGCTGTTGTGGGGCGCCGCCGGCGCCGCGCTGGTCGGCATTGGCGCGGCGATTTCGGCGTTTTTACCGTGAGGTAAGCGCTCTCTCATTCGCTGGTGCTTGGGCTCCAGAACACTTGCCGTACCGCGGGGATGGCAGCGAGCTGGCCGACCACGGCGTCAAGTTCCGCGCCATCGATCGATGTCGCGGCCAATGTGGCGGCAATTTCGATCTCGTCCGCGCCAAATGGATGAACTTCGAGATTGCGTGCGGGATAGCTGCAGCGCGCGAGGTGATGCTCGATCTGCTCGACGATGCTCTTGCGTTCGCCGCGTTGGGCGATCACGTAGACGGTGTTGGTGACCTCGGCCGAGTCGACGTCCAGCGGCCGTCGGTTCAAGGCATTGACGGCCGGACGCAGAAGCGTGTTCGCACCGAGCACGAACAGCGTGGCAAGTACCGCTTCCAGGATCAGGTCGGCACCAGCGGCCGCGCCGACGCCGGCAGCGCACCACAGGGTAGCGGCGGTATTCAAACCGCGCACATTGCCTTCCTCGCGCATGATCACGCCGGCGCCAAGGAACCCGATGCCCGAGACCACATAAGCGAGGACATGCACCGCCGCATCACGTCCATTCAAACGGTTCGCCAGATCGACAAACACCGCGGCCCCGACCGCAACCAACACGTTCGTGCGCAGGCCGGCGGTGCGTTGCCGGTATTGTCTTTCTAGACCGATTATGCCGCCAAGAACGAACGCGGCACTCAAGCTGATGAACGTGTCCAACAAGGATTGCAAGTCAACGTTACGCACGGCTTCCATAAAAAAACCTCGTAGAGTTGATCGGCGTCCGCCGTACATTAACCGAGAGCCTGCCTCGGCAGGGGTTTTCCCCCCGAATAAAAGACGTGCTCTTCGAAGCGTCAACTTCGTTACCGCTTGCCGAATGAGACCCCGATTGTGCAGTTCAACATTCCAGGTACGTCGCGCAAGACCCTAGGACAGGATGTTGACAGCCCGCGCCGCCACCAGACCAACCGTCAGCAACGATGCAAACGACTCCACCATAAATAACAGCTTGGCTCGCACGCTAAGCGGCAGCGTATCGGTCGGGGAAAACGCCGTCGCATTCGTGAACGACACGAATACGTAGTCAAAAAAGCCGGGTGTCCATGTCTCGTGCCCTGGGCAATCCGAGTTCATTTGAGGAAACATCAAATCGGCGACCGGTTGTTTGATCAAGCCGCGCGCTGCCGGACCGCCGCGGTCCATATTCCAGAACCACAAGGCAAATACGACGATGTTTGTGAGCCATATGTTCAACGCGTCGACGAGAAGGCTTTGTCCGGTGGTGCCTTTGGCACCGTAAAGAAGAGCCTTCAGTACGCCGAACAGCGACTGAAAATTAATGAGTGTGATGACCATCGTCAGTACGATTGCGGCCTGACGAATTTTTCGACGCCGATGATGAATCAGGGTCCAGTGATGCTGGCTCGTCGCGCGCAGCATCTGGGTATGCGTCCAAGCAGTGGCCACCGATAGCGGCACGAGCAAGGCCAGTTCGACCACGGATGCAAGCCACCACGGGAAGGCCGTCAGATCATTGATGAGAAAAGCATTGAGCGCCGCCGTGACAAGAATAGCGGCGCGCGCTATCCATATCTCGCGCATATGTCGTTTCAGGGTTTGTCCAAGCTCGTGCATAAGTGATTTTTTTACGATATGAATAGGGCGACTTCGCTCACCAGGTGCCTAATCCCGGCAGCAGGTAAATGGCGACATGGCGCAAACGTCAGTGCGTGGCCTGGCTTGCATCACCCTGGCGGCGACCGCAGGCGAACCCGAGTCGTGTACCGAGTCCGAGATATCTCATGATAAGCAGCTTGCTATGCGTTCCGGCTTGGAAAAGGCAGTGTGTTAACGCTTTGTAATTTAAGCGCTTCTTCAGCCGCCGGACTCGGCTCAGTGAAACGTGCGGCAATGGACGTTGGGCGCGGAACCATTCTGTCGTGTTGCACGTCCCTTCCACGACAGGACGGGCTCGAACGAAGGCCGGCGGGAGCGAGGCTGGGGCCGGGGGCGAATGTGCCTGGCACGCCGTGCAGACCCTGGCGGTAAGTTCGCCGACGTCCACGATCGGCAACTCGTTCGCGTCTGGCGGAACGAACCCGACGTCGATTTTCCCGGCGGGCCAGGTAGCGCGGAACGCGCCCGGTTTTATTCCGCCCCCACCGTGATGACCGTGAACGTACCCGGTTTCAGGGCAGCCCGGCCATTCGAACTGGGCGCCGCCGTCGTGTCGGCTTCGGCCGACACGAGATACAGGTCGTGTGTCGCCGGATCGAGCGTGACCGTCCGGGCGCGCGGCATGGTGTCGACCGTTCCGCGTACCGCGAACGGCGCCGCCGCATCGACCACCGTCAGCGTCCCGTCGCCGTTGGACGCAAAGACAAGTTTTCGCTGCAGGTCGACGGCGACGGCATCGTTGCCGCGCCCGATCGGCACGGCACCGACGACCTTGCCCGACCGCGCATCGACGATGGCGAGTTTCTGGTTGTGGCAACCCGCGTAAAGCAAGCCGGCCTGCGGGTCGATCGCCAGGCCCGCCGGTTCGTCACAGGCGGGCGCGACGCGGTGTTCGGCCACCAGCTTCAGCTTGCGTGTATCGATTTCGGCAATCGCGTTGCGGTCCTCCAGGGCGACGAACAGACGCCCCTTTCCATCCACCACTGCGGTTTCGGGTGCGCCGGGCAACGCGATCGTGCCCGCTATCTTTCGGGTGACGGCATCGACGACGGACACGCTGTTCGCCTTGCCATTGGCGACGAACACCCGATGGGTGGCGGCATCGTAGACCAGCGAGTCCGGACCGGCGCCCACCGCCACTGTGGCCAGCGGCGCGAGCGTGTCCAGATGGAAGACCGTGACGGTATTCGCAGCCCCGTTGCTCGAAAAGCCGAGCCCGAGATCGGCCGCCACCGCCACGCCGTGCACCCCCGGCGTCGCCGGAATGCTGCCGACGACTTCCCGCTTCCGTACGTCGTAGACGTCGACATGGTCGCCGCGAGTCAGGAACAAGTGATGTCGCTCGCTGTCGACCGACAGGTAATCCCAGCGTACCGGTCCTGCGAGGACGCGCTTGTCCATTACCCGATAACTGCTCTCGCCCGCGTGCGCGCCGAGCGTCGTCCCGAGCATCGCCGACAGCCCGGCAGCCGTGAGGTAACGCCACATTGTGTGCATCATGTTTCCTCCGATAGTGAATGAACGACCTTGCATACGGGCCACGCCAGGCCTATGCCTGCTGACGCGACGTCAGACGCGGCAGAGCAACCTGTGCGCGCAAGCCGCCGGGCGTTTGTTCGTCCCGCCGATGGAAGGCCACCTTGCCGCCGCATTTGTCGACGATGGAAGCGACGATGGCGAGTCCTAGCCCGGTACCAGACTGATCCTGCCCGGCACCTCGATAAAACGGCGCGAAGACACGTTCCCGCTCATCGTCGGCAATGCCGGGGCCCTCGTCGACGACCTCGATCACCACATGTTCCACATCGGCGCACACCGCCAGGTCCACCCGCCCGCCCGCGGGCCCGTAGCGGATCGCGTTGTCCACGAGGTTCTTGATCAGCACGTAAAGATCAGCTTCGCTCAGCGGAACCCGCACGTCGGCTTCTTCGGCGATGCCGATGTCGACGTTCCTGGCTTCCGCCATGGTCAGCATGTCCTCAAGCACCCGGCGCAGCGCGGGCCGCACGGATGTGCCGTGCCGTTCCGCCGATGGCTGCAGGCGCGCGCGCGCCAGCGACAACAGCTGGTCCAGCAGTGCCGTTCCGCGCACGATTCCCTGGTGCAGGACGGCGAGTCGCGCCTTGGCCTCGTCCGGCATCGGCGCCGCGCCCAACCGCTCGGCCTGCAGTGCGATGGCAGTCATCGGCGTGCGCAGCTCATGTGCGGCATCGGCAATGAAACGGCGTTCGACGGCCAGTGTCGCCGCAAGCCGGCCGAGCAGGCGATTCAATGCCACGACAAAAGGACGCACTTCAATCGGCACCGCCTGGTCGTTCAACGGACTCAGGTCGTGCTGGTCGCGCGCATCC
This genomic stretch from Massilia putida harbors:
- the epsA gene encoding XrtB/PEP-CTERM-associated transcriptional regulator EpsA produces the protein MTPLVILDRLEEEYLVRIGEAFVQVRNIRQLFLWTQGQIQALLPHHLMVCIQFDETDGVVCVDPVDRHARDPAFTRNLCHPQHGLAVRLARLARSRNALPYVLPESGDRADPLESIGMEVRDLGLERAMIHGTERFRGGASCFILFGMPGVPGAREMFFFELLLPLLHMAFQRVQADSGRPSASSDAVDLLSARELEILTWVMRGKSNFEISAILDLSTLTVKNHLQNIYRKLNVHTRVQAVSRCWDLHALGLPGARDPG
- the phoB gene encoding phosphate regulon transcriptional regulator PhoB; its protein translation is MSAHILIVEDDAAILELIATTLARSGYRIIRASTAEAAHAILRDVVPDLVLTDWSLPGQSGLSLVRTLRADHHTRQLPIIMVTARSGEQDTIAGLEGGADDYIVKPFSPREMLARVYAVLRRRAPHMTSDAIVVGQLRIDPTTHSVVATDREIALSATEFRLLHFLVAQPNRIYSRAQLLDKVWKINSYLDERTVDAYIGRLRNALGAVGYDRNIETVRGLGYRFNVSDMPGVGAADMVGASV
- a CDS encoding extracellular catalytic domain type 1 short-chain-length polyhydroxyalkanoate depolymerase, producing the protein MRTLARAAKTQRSALAKLLDSYATPPEKRARKAAPRKSPSTPPNVQASPPEPRRRQPSGSSAPGQWLAGRYPLPILPGHAVVRHMRYWLYVPKHVPDTVARHGWPLVVMLHGCQQSATQFAQGTRMNQLAEDKGYAVLYPQQPMSVHAQRCWRWYERSTQQGGGETIALAALIGRVCEDHGIDRRRIYACGLSAGAGMAAVLALNHPALIAAVGLHSGPVFGVGHTPMGALHVMRHGAAAQFDAAILGVLHRRAEQAAPGVPEPMPLIPALLIQGDDDQAVRPINQQQLTRQWLQLHGLPDGPATRVTVKPAGRGGRRNAHEIHDYLMGRKVMLRVVRIAGLGHAWSGGDPTLRFNAQAGPEASRMMLEFLGKHRRQTRRG
- a CDS encoding alkaline phosphatase family protein, with the protein product MIGTKSQSFVVAGAAVLLGLGLAACGGSGSTSSTSSTGIAPGPAGLQGVKHALLISIDGLHQQDLAACVAASTCPNIASLSNTGVTYTAANTPGLSDSVPGLAALVTGGSPKSTGLFYDDIYDRNLYAGTDATCTGKQGVEVLLQEQAGEDAFNGGALVHLDGGGDFNSQQVPRMKNAAGSCVPVYPHNFIQTNTIFEVVRQNIAGAYTAWADKHAWGTDWVNGPSGTGVMDLARTEINADFNTARGFASAAGYDFTNTPTQTKVFDHYHTQIILNQIDGLDSTGVVSAAAGGALKSNKIPVPTLFGTNYQTLSVAQKALNVNGGGYKDANFTPNALTADAIAFLDGEIGQIKAELSKQNLLGSTLIIISAKHGQTPADRSALRKIGDTIGSTLAAANLGANSNIGSGTDSVTGNVLGTGQFTEDDVGFIWLNDQSDAARAAAIAALKANLGCPAVDPTSKIIVAGQSNPGICAGTDPGSGVIDLKADGRFGDPAKGRTPDIMVQPNAGVIYSKSGKKDAEHGGAAPNDSNVALLVSFPTLSKQTIGTAVATTQVAPTIVKALGLDPGLLNSVTSEGTAVLPGLF
- a CDS encoding DUF4337 domain-containing protein, with product MDDDFEVEGPHNHAVEHAVEQRDKLAQRIALMTAVLSTVGAIVNYASGNAQTEALVLKNESILLQSRASDQWAYYQSKSTKSHIADGVAALATDPEVRRRFTAERDLEDKERLQVQREAKQLESASQRLARESDAKLRPHEHLALALGFLQIGIALAAITVLTRRRWLLWGAAGAALVGIGAAISAFLP
- a CDS encoding MgtC/SapB family protein, whose amino-acid sequence is MEAVRNVDLQSLLDTFISLSAAFVLGGIIGLERQYRQRTAGLRTNVLVAVGAAVFVDLANRLNGRDAAVHVLAYVVSGIGFLGAGVIMREEGNVRGLNTAATLWCAAGVGAAAGADLILEAVLATLFVLGANTLLRPAVNALNRRPLDVDSAEVTNTVYVIAQRGERKSIVEQIEHHLARCSYPARNLEVHPFGADEIEIAATLAATSIDGAELDAVVGQLAAIPAVRQVFWSPSTSE
- a CDS encoding YncE family protein, with protein sequence MMHTMWRYLTAAGLSAMLGTTLGAHAGESSYRVMDKRVLAGPVRWDYLSVDSERHHLFLTRGDHVDVYDVRKREVVGSIPATPGVHGVAVAADLGLGFSSNGAANTVTVFHLDTLAPLATVAVGAGPDSLVYDAATHRVFVANGKANSVSVVDAVTRKIAGTIALPGAPETAVVDGKGRLFVALEDRNAIAEIDTRKLKLVAEHRVAPACDEPAGLAIDPQAGLLYAGCHNQKLAIVDARSGKVVGAVPIGRGNDAVAVDLQRKLVFASNGDGTLTVVDAAAPFAVRGTVDTMPRARTVTLDPATHDLYLVSAEADTTAAPSSNGRAALKPGTFTVITVGAE